In one Elephas maximus indicus isolate mEleMax1 chromosome 9, mEleMax1 primary haplotype, whole genome shotgun sequence genomic region, the following are encoded:
- the LOC126082401 gene encoding interferon alpha-5-like — MAFSFLLLIALVVLSCNSTCSLGCDLPQSHSLANRRTMMLLEQMRRVSTFSCLKDRNDFAFPQEELDGNKFQKAQAISVHHEMIQQIFNLFSLQASSAAWDHSLLDKLFPALDQQLNDLEVCLMQEMGIEETALPLINEDSMLAVRMYFQRITVYLTEKKYSPCAWEIVRAEIMRSFSATTNWQERLRSKEGHLVP; from the coding sequence AtggccttctctttccttttgctcATCGCCCTGGTGGTGCTCAGCTGCAACTCCACCTGCTCTCTGGGCTGTGACCTGCCTCAGAGCCATAGCCTGGCTAACAGGAGAACCATGATGCTTCTGGAACAAATGAGGAGAGTCTCCACTTTCTCCTGCTTGAAGGACAGAAATGACTTCGCATTTCCCCAGGAGGagcttgatggcaacaaattCCAGAAGGCTCAAGCCATCTCTGTCCACCATGAGATGATCCAGCAGATCTTCAACCTCTTCAGCCTACAGGCCTCCTCTGCTGCCTGGGATCACAGCCTCCTGGACAAATTGTTCCCTGCACTTGATCAGCAGCTGAATGACCTAGAAGTCTGTTTGATGCAGGAGATGGGGATAGAAGAAACTGCCCTCCCCCTGATAAATGAGGATTCCATGCTGGCTGTGAGGATGTACTTCCAAAGAATCACTGTCTATCTAACAGAGAAGAAATACAGCCCTTGTGCCTGGGAGATTGTCAGAGCAGAAATCATGAGATCCTTCTCTGCAACAACAAATTGGCAAGAGAGGTTAAGAAGTAAGGAAGGCCACCtggttccataa